Genomic segment of Panicum virgatum strain AP13 chromosome 2K, P.virgatum_v5, whole genome shotgun sequence:
GAGGCCGGTCGTGCGCGGAtaaggagaggggtgaggagaagagcgAAGGGGCTGCACGGGacacgaggatggccggcacatGGCACGAggtttgccggcggcggcgacgcgtgcgtgcggcgcgccgcgagcagaacagagagaggagagggagaggctgacaggtggggcccgacgggggattttttttattttttttctcctggGCTGTGACAGTCAAGGTCACTAACTTTGCAAGTTTGTAAAGGGACCTTCAAGCACAAGTTTGCAACGGTTGTTCGTCATCTGTATGACTGAGTGGCTATACAGTTTTAGTGAGATTTGAGTTTTCCCCCCTCTATTTTTAAGCCTCTAAACTTCTCTTTTAATCAAATTTACAGATAAGGATATTAACATCTCACAtatcaaataagtaaattataaaaatatattttataatgaatctaattattctcatttgacattcaaaatattattatgTATTTCTACCAATTTGGTCAAACATAGAATAGTTTGACTTGGAACAAACTAAAATACATTACATTTCAGAATGGAGGGAGCAGGTgcttatcctttttttttttgaggggtcaaTGGGTGCTTATCCTGTTGTCCCACCTATGtcttaaaaaaaatttgcaagcaCCTCTTTGTTCCTTATTTTGAAGGATTTTGTTCCCCCTGGGTAATGAAGTAGAAATATCTCAGCCTCTACGTCTAAAGAAGCAGTGAAGCACACGGTGGTTGTTGCAGTGAAGCACACGGTGGTTGTTTCCCAGGCATTTGTGTGAAGCTTCCTGAATTGCCTCTTCTGGATGAGCTGCGCAGAGCAGTGACTAGTGCTAAAATTCCTGCTGTACGCCTGAACCAAGATGGACGACGGGCAGAGCGGCACTTTGTCAAAAGCGGGCAGGATTCGGTTGCGGCGTGGATGGATGGGAGCACAGTCGAGTACCACGAAATGAggaggtttttttatttttttattttcgttttttacaaaaatatattttcgatttggaaatttacaagaatataccccggccgccccgctgccgggcggccgggacctggccgcccgacaacggggcggcaggggcatttctgaaaaaaatttcgccgagaaaattgcgcgcaggtccctgggggccggtcgcccggcagcggggcggctggcccccaggccgcccggcagcggggtggCCGTCCCTGGCCGCCCGGTTGCAGGGCGACCGGttctcccacccttatataatggttggctggtcccccacccctcatttgcatcactaaaattccagaaaccaaaaaaagggagggagggagagaggcgaagctctgccggattttcgagccggcgactgtaggtaaccaaaattcttctacgctttacaaatagattatgttgtaattatttttgttgaaacagtagattagcaatcaatttaattattgttaggagtgattagtggtacatttatgtgcagttacttgtaatgattagcgttgatacagtacatctagtgttagattaagtattagaaagtactagaaaattgttagagaagtagtGTAGTTCTTGGTTGTTAGATTAAGTATTGTTAGATTAAGTATTAGAAGCGTCGAGCCGCaaggtatttgtgtagtaagatttcttggttgcagttctaaatgtgtaggttgattcaattagattgctcactgaatgtaatgTACTGAAAATAAAAGGGTAGttacgaatcataaattttcggtttgcaatacagttttgtaaacaatgctacgattacaaagcagaggcctaaggcgttcgtactactaggtacttgaacaatgaaaagcatggcatgtgcaacacgataacctcgtgttgtgagtaaacctaacatgccttaggaaatATAAAATGCCGAgattacatggtggtgctttactgagtgcaccggggatattttcccttcctaatagattcagaccctgcttccttagcacggcgggccctctctcgcttcctctccctatcagcttcacgttcctctgccttctgacgttccacttctgcaatcctcttccgaatctcttcctggtttttcttgcgcttcCCCTCtatctgttcttcatgcagcattcgttgccacctttgtgcagcccaccttgcttgacgctccacTTGGTtcttatcctgctgagattgctcggttTCTAAgcactgcacgaaatcacatagaggcggtggagtctttccccaaatcatgttagaagtcattactagatctggaagtgacaaactctgatagtgttttgtagtacctttgctcggtccttaccataatgcttgggcgggtcgtactcgtaattctcgcacatgaaaaacctcttgccaaagtcgtcccccaaaacccttgatttcattagtttgcacaaggatccgcaaaaacacataggcacctggactccttgggggactgtttccgtcaccttactccatggaatgtaggttgatcctgaggatgccatggtgttgagccctggcaatcacaagtgagcaatcagattgctaatatactatatcaacgctaatcattatcagtaactacacctaaatgtaccactaatcactcataataataattaaactgattgctaaactaCTGTTTGAACAAAAtactttctacaattttctaaatttttttaatattatcttttaatttttaagactttctaatacttctctaacaattttctagtactttctaatacttaatctaacactaaatgtactatatcaacgctaatcattacaagtaactgcacctaaatgtaccactaatcactcataataataattaaattgattgctaatctactgtttcaacaaaaataattacaacataatctatttgtaaagcgtagaagaattttggttacctgcagtcgccggctcgaaaatccggtagGGCTTCGCATCTCgcctcttttttcttggtttctggaattttagtgatgcaaatgaggggtgggggaccagccaacccttatataagggtgggagagccggtcgtcctgcagccAGGCGGCCTAGGGAGccggtcgccccgctgccgggcggcctagGGAGCCGGTCGCCCCGCTACCGGGCGACCGGTCTCCAGGGACCTGCGCACAATTTTTTTCAcgaattttttttcagaaatgcccttgccgccccgctgccggacgGCCGggatatatttctgtaaatttccaaatcgaaaatatatttttgtaaaaaacgaaaataaaaaaataaaaaaacggcACGAAATGAGATCCAGCAGGAACCGAGAAAAAAAAAGCGACGGCTAACCTACCGAAATTGGGGGACAGCGACGCCCGATTGTTTCTACGTAAACGACGGCCGGGCAACAGGCGAGAGCCATTCACGATTCACCCAAGTAGACGAGCGGCTATCGCGAGTCGTTTGAAAGGGAGATGCGTTGGCGAGGTAAAAATGTCAACCTGGGAAGGCCCCTCCCTGCCTGCTCATTTCcgatttctttcctttcaacAGCTGGAGGCTAGGCTTATACAGGCCCCTCATAATGTGAATGGACTTGATCAGTCTTTGGGTTGAACTACAGTTTCACTACGATGAACTCTGGATACACATGGCAAACGCAGCTGCAACAAAAAGATGGGAGGCATGGAGCATAATATCTGTTGTAAAAAGCTGAGGAGAGATTTATTCTTAAATAAAATGATGCGCAGTTCCACTGCGCTTTCGAGAGAAAAAAACTGAGGAGAGACATTCAGTTCGTTGATTTTTCATCTTAAGATAAAATGCAACAGTACACGGTatcattccaataccagccagCGGCTTACATATTAGTAGAAATTTTAGAAGATGGTGCATGTAATAGTTGCACCATATCTATTACACGATCTACTTTAATCATGCGAGATCATAGGATCCCTATGAGAAGAATCTGAGTTGCCGTACATCCAGCATATCATGGAATGAATCAGTTCACAGGCCTAAACTCTAATGATGGTCAGGCTTAGGAGAGCTTCACTTGCCAGTTGCCACAGGTCTTCATACTCCCTATATACAAAAATACCAACCACGAAGATCACAAGGGACTAGAACTCGATCTTTGTCTGATCAGCTTGTAACTGACCTGCATCAGTTACAACATACCGGTTATTATTCAAATGGTAATCGCCAAAGTGTGCAATTCAATGGATCGTCAATCATTTATGCACGATTTCATACCATCAAAACTCGGTGCTGAAACCCCGTTCTCCTGGCTTTGCTCACTCACGATAGGCAAAGCGTTCTGTAGGCCATCCTCCCAGAAGTCCCTTTGCTGGGAAATAAAATCAGGGACAACAGTGTTATGATACGATTCATATTAATTGCCATTGGTCATATAAATTGCTGGTTCCTCGGGCAACAATCACCTGCTTTTGAAAAGCAAACTGTGGGTTGGTTGTGTGGGGTAGAGCCGTGTCTAATAGACTTAGGGAGCACTGATCCTCCATAGCACCCGAACCAAAGGACTGGAAAAGATCTGCCTGGTTGCAAAATGGAAAAGCTGCACCGGCACTTTCCAATGGAAAGACCGAATTCACTGAAGGGCCACATGCTTGGTACATCTGAATCAACCGAGAAAATAACATGTTAAGGAAAGATTGTTCATTGATCCAGATCATCAGAAACAAGATAGTTCAGAGGCTCACATCTTTGTGTAGGAGTGTAGAAAGGTTACTGAAGTCAAGTTGTGGATTCACAGTTGCAAGCTTCATGGACAGGAACTGAAATTGTAAGCGGAGAAAAAGGATTAGAATTTTAAGCTCCAGACTGACAGCAATCAAATGTAACTATGTATTTGAGTGGCATACTCACCTCAACTTGCTGCTGAAGTGATTGCACATAGTTTATGATCTCGTCAAGCATGAGTGCCTTGCCAACCACCTAAAATAGGGAATTCCCTCAGATTAGCGAAATGATGGGTACCAATTGACACTCTGATGTGACAGTTTACATTCCTAGAATCCCATGATGATACCTTGTTGCACCCTGGCACGAGGTCTTGAAGAAACTTCATCCTCTGGCTAATCTTCTCTCTTCGAACCTATTAAGACACCAACCAAGAGCAGTGTGCGATTGTGAATTCCGGCCCAAACACAAGAAATCTGTCTGCAAGGCTCAAATGGTAGGAACCTAGTGGAAGTGCAGTGTCTTACCCTCTCGGCAAGGCTGTGGCTGTCAGTCGCCTGCCCTCGCCGCGCCCGGACATGGACGTAGTCCTTGGGCGGCTCGACCGGGGGCTTGGTGCTCTTTCCCTTGCCCTTTTTCTGCCCTTTGTCTTCAACAGAGCCGtcgctcgccgtcgcctcctCTACCTTGGGCTTCACGGGGCTCCCGCCGGCGCCCACTCTGCCCTTCTTCCCGTCCGGAGCCTTGGGCCCCCCAGCCTGCAGACCCGAATTCAGAATGAGACCAAAAGCATCACGAACTAGCAAGCTAAAATCAAGCCAGTCCGTGGAGTGGAGGAAGAGAATCCACTCCGCGCTGGTCGTTTCCCCACACCTTGCCCAAGCAGGCTTCTTTCCCGTTGGCGGAACCAGCTGGAGGGGCCTTCCGCTTCCTGGCATTGCCGCTGTCCGTGGCGCGCGCCCACGCCGGGTCCGACACCGAGGACCCCTCCggggacccgccgccgccggcccccgccgCGACCCCGGGCGCCCCGAACAGGCCGGCGCCGCAGAGCGCGTCGAGGAGGCCGCCGTCCAGCGCGGCGAAGTCGAGCCCCGGGGCGGCGGAGTGGCCCATGAGCAGGCTGGCAACGTAGTCGCTGTCCATGGGAAGAAAAAGGAAGCAAAGGCGCGGCACGCCGCAAGGATTGCGCAGGAAGCAAAGGCGCGGCGAAGTCTTGCTTGGGTCGTCTCGTCTCTCCTCCGAGCTCTGGAGTCCGCGGCGGATTTGGGGGAAAGCGAGGCTGAGGCCCTGGAGCCGGTAGGTGTGGGGATGAATTTATAGAGCGGTGGTTGCTGCCTGCTGGCTGGCTGCTGCCGCTGCGGTTGGGTCGGGCTGAGACGCCGCGTCGCCCGGCGCGGTGGTGGGATGGGATGCTTGCGGCGGTGGGTTACCGCCGCCGGGTTCTACTGCGGCTgcggaagaggaggaagggaaagggGACTTGGGGAGGGAGACTGGCGAGGGCGGTCAAAACGGAACgggacgcgggggggggggggggggggggggggggggggggggcgccgctCCACGCACGCAGAGGCAGGCCGAGGAAATAACGGTTTCTGCTTGGTCACCATTGGGGAGCAGTGCTCCGGGATTTCTGGCTCGGGAGATTACGTTTCTGCCCCTGTGCCCTCCAGCGGGTTGACAGCCTATACACCCGGACAGTGAAAGAAATCTAAAGAATCGCCATTTTCTATGGTACCGTAGTTGTTTGTGACCTCACGGTGGTCAAAGCTTAACACCACTCCATTTATCTAAAAGTATAAGATATCTATAAGACTCCGTTTGATGTGATATTAGAGCCTTTGACATTGAATTGAGTTTAATGCCAAATCAACCTAGTATTAGTATTAGGTTACAATACCAAAGTCATTGTTTGGATGTAGATAAAATTAGAAGATGAAATTAAAGCAACTGGGCAATACCGATTCATGTTTGGATGTCCACACCGTGACATCTGATTTTGTCCACGCTGAGGGAGGcaggggaggagcggcgcgggacTCGCCGCGGAGGggggcaggggaggggcgcccctcctccctcaactCCGATGGCGACAGcggccctccgccccctccctccctcaacTCCGATGGCGCCAGcggccctccgccccctccctccctctccaatcctgctccccatcctcctccGTGGTGCGGGAGGGGGGAGCTGGCGGCGGGCCTCACGGTGGCGCCCCCCGCCCCTGCTCTCCCGGCGCAGGGCCAGGGCGGAGGCCGCGACACGCGGCCGGGTGGAGGCTCCctggagctcgcggcggaggcTCGACGAGGCGTACAGGAGGCCCACGCGCAGGGGCGCGCGGCCCCGCGagcaggcgggcggcgcgcggcggaggttCGACGAGGCGGAGGCTCGGTGGCTGCCTCCCTCCTCGCGCGTGCTACTCCGCCCTGTCTCTTCTCTGTAGGTGCGCGCGCCTGACTAGGATAAACGGGGAGACTCTTTTCAGCAGCGCGGGGTGAGGAAAAATGGGCACAGAGAAGAGCGCGGGCCAATTCCGCCTGAATACGGAGCGCAGGGGCTCGGAATCGAGCAGAGTGGTAAGTGGGCAGAGGGGAAAACACTTCGGCATTTGACCTCGATTCCGTGACTGAATTCCATCGACACCCAAACAGCGGCATTGGAAGTAGTCCAATACCAATTCCCAATTCTGGACCATAATTCCAACATCGAAATGCCCCCTAATATTTTTTGAGTAAATTACACCCTAGGTCCCCGAACTTGTAGAGAAGTTCCGCTTAGGTCCCCAAACTCTCAAATCGTCCATCTGGGTCCCTAAAGTACATTAAGTGTTTCACGAGGGGTCCCAAAACCTCCACGTGTGCATCTGAAGCCGATGTGGCATGCCTTGTGGTGCCACGGTGGCAAACATTTGCAAAAAAGATCTTAAATTTATTTATCTTCTCATATTTGGtcctttctccctctcttcccctctctctcccatcTCTCACTAGCTCATCCACCGGAGCTGGCCACCATCGCACCGCTCTCtctcccccacgcgccgcccgcccctgcCCCTCCCCCACATCGGCAGCAAACGAGCTCCTCTCCGCCCTCCTCTACACCGGCACCACCACTCCCGGCCATCAGCCATGAGCCGCGTAGCTCACCCGCCGGAGGTGGCCGCTGCCGCGCCGCTCTCTTTCCCATACACGCCGCCCGTCCCTGTCCCTCCCAACTCCAGCGGTCGTACGCCGGTGTTCGTCACCTGGCTGGCCACTTGGCCGCGCCTCCGGCCAAACCACCCCTACCCGAGCTGCCCCGGCCGAGTCCTCCCCAGATCGCCGAGTCTTTGGGCGCATTCCTTCGAGGCTAAGCCTCCCCTGCGCCCCTTCCCCTCACAGAACACCCCCACGACCACCATTGCTGGCCACCAACCTTGCACTGCAGAGCCCCCTCTCCACCCCACCTCGACCCAATTCGAGCCCCCAGGCGGCTTCACCTCACTCCCAGGGAGCTCCTCGACTCTTTCCCCCACGCCTAGCCCTGCCAGAACTCCTCCAgggaggccgccgcccgccattgtCTCCGGCCTTGCCTAAGCACCGTGGACAACCCCCTTCCGCCCTCCGTCAACCCAATTTGATCCCGGGAACGGATCGCCCTTGTCCTCGTGAAGCTCCTAAGCCTGACGACTGCTGCTCCCCTTCGTCGGAGACTACCACGCCGTGCGCCATCCTCGCCAGACGAGCCCCACTCCGGCCATCTCCCTATGAACCGAGCCTACCCAGAGGTAGCCCTTGAGCCCCTCTATCTTCTCCCCTGCGGGGCCCCCATCGTCGGTGACTCTCCTCGCCGGGAATCGGCGCGCGGGATGCAGGTCAGCTCGCGGAGCAGGGCGAGCGGGTGTGCAAGGCGGTGCGTGGGGGTGGAGCAGGAgcaaggcggcgcggcgaggctcgtgcgcgcgcgcgccggtcTTCAAACGCCGCGGTGCGCGCTGTGGCCGaggcgcggcggtggcagccAGCATGCAGCACGACGCAGCGCAGGGCGCACGGGCGTGCAGGCCAGTGGGTGGAGGCGGAGCAGGAGCAGGGCGATTCGGTGAGGCTCGCGCGGGCACGCGCAGGCCGGCAAGCTCTGCGGCGCGTGCTATTGCCGGGGTGCAGCGGCGAtggccagctgtggcagaaccgcctaaattatcccggctcaagtgcgtaaaccatcaccataaaggcaacattagcttaaacgcacttcaaacggaacaatttttggtctgtcgggtaacgtcccgatacaaccaccgattctcggatcgaacaagcataccccgcacgaaggcgagttcagagatattacaaccacaattttacaacacatgcatattaaagattacaaaccagttcaaaagattattacaaaaccaacttaagtaaaacagttatacaaaacataagagtaagttcagagtttaaacagcggaaggtaaaacacgacggctacaactcgtcgcaaaatggtaccaagccagcccaagcaaggtatcactcgtcacagttattgccggccgaagacgtatcccactctacggaccagccaggaggcaacgagcaaggataggtcaagctagcgatctgatcctcaaaactcatacctgaaaaagggtttcaacagcaaggctgagtattctaatactcagcaagacttaaccgacaacgggtataagtagcccaccttagctagactatgcaaggctttgtaaggctctggttttcctttgctgaaaagcaataaagagtaggtccttactttcaagttttagcttcgagattctagttgattaaccattctatgtaagcatctactaaccaaacatggtggaacttctaggcaaacatcaagattaataagaatattgttgctcttattactctgtgtggcaaagagatcaagcagtctcatttcatcgtgagaggcggacgattctgaatcgaaattcaaccttgcaagggtaacctagcacacacgtctggaataccgtcgggtcattcccaaacaaccgttaacctttctttccggcttgtggatagtgccactctccccgactacagggctccaaggccgaaccttgtccctagaagtcgtagtgttgcgcaacatataataaaacctatccctactgagagagtgggaggtatatccactccccggtccaatcggctactaggcttgccgcgtaccatatttacggcatgtgactagtactttcaaaaacttaaccagcactaccacacaccgcgaccttagcaagttcatcaacacagacggggtctcacataggacatgatatcgaatacaaccccgtccgtcgtccttatattgataacagaaagtaaacaagcaattcctataaagctcgcgagtgacaggcaatcactcgacttttaccgttcctataagcttagcagatagtcgaactcaggtctagtgttcagtacataggttcctaggatcatgcatctagggtttcaattcaaatcctaagaactgtaaatgcacaagtaagtaataacagtaaatgataataatttgaaatataggttatgtccggggcttgccttctcggtaattgctaactatttcagcgctaggctcttccgaactttggttcggggcttcagttagttccgcagtgtttacttgagcgtcgagatcacctccgtcagactccggaatcaactcgtacgtcccgtccgacaaagtagtcgtatctatatgtaatgcaaggacaatattaaaaacacacatgggcaaacgtttatagagtagttaaataacacacttaactacacaaggcatcatgatcaacagcacaaaagaagttaactaacttcataaaatgagtggtggtgatttcctatacaattaagtcatggtttgtaaataaatcaacaactcaaagtacaaatagtaataaaatctaccaaaattatactaaacagaacatgaacaaagtaatctaccctacaaaaatcatgccaagacatgtaaccatttaatcacaacaaatcatttatgcaggcaacacctagtacaagcttgaattatacggatcaaaatagatcaaaacagaaactcaaaatttaacaggagatctacacaggtatggtctatctactgtgaatttttcatgattttatctacaccgaaataattctgagaaaataaataaaacagacaacagattagcaagatttatattttagcccctgatctagccatgaactaaggctcaaacttcctggacaagctaatctactccagaagaacactcaggaatattttcaggatttaaaaagaacagaaactatttatcataaataaagtatactaaacaaggattaaatcaaataaaaagctacaacaaagaactgatcatgaaatttttatagcaaagctagtgtaacaagagtaaactactaccaaaatttcagagcaatatcagTTTTTAAGTATCACAtaataaaaagattaaagaactagtatttatacacctagtaacacaaaacaaaatctacagcaaaaacttgcaactaaagcctaacatattatggttctactgcatagagctcttcaagtgGATTCCAAAACACCAAGATTTGttattttacgaatttcctatgaatttatactgaatttcaaagtttacagcaaatcctaacaaacaagtccctgaaggcactattcatatgtgtcttgggtttgcagacagccccctgggcttcttCGAATTCAAAACCGAAGGCCCTTGGCTGGGTCAGAGAGAAGGGCGAcggttgaccggccaaaaccgGCGAGGTCCGGCCCTGGGAGCGAGGGGGAGGTTAGGTAAAAGAAAGAGGAGGCCCTTGCGAACCTTTTGGTCGTCTTCTTGGGGCTCGGGGTGGGCGGATTGGAGGTTCCCCGCGGCGAGGTGCGGCGCCGGCGAAGGGAAATCGTCGGTGAGGTTGCTCCGACGGATTATGGGCGAAGGGGAGGGGTGAGTGAGCTGCCTGAGATCGATGCGAAGCTAATGGAGGGGTCGGGTTGAATGGTGGAAGACCGGGGCTATGAGCTCCACGATGAGCAGGcgacggcggagctcggcacggcggcggagtTCTACGGCGAGGGGTTTTGGTGGACAATCGGCGACGAGAAGAGGCCAGGGAGATGTGCGAGGCTCAAGAGGCGCTGAATGCGGTGTCAGCGTGGATAGAGGAGCTACTGAGAGGTGGgttcgacggcgaggtcgaacTGCCGGGGTTtgagcggacggcggcgctgttCTGGGCTTCCGGAGCGGCGAGAGGCCAAACAAGTGAGGGGAAAAGAAGGCTACGGTGCT
This window contains:
- the LOC120695769 gene encoding transcription factor BHLH089-like; translation: MDSDYVASLLMGHSAAPGLDFAALDGGLLDALCGAGLFGAPGVAAGAGGGGSPEGSSVSDPAWARATDSGNARKRKAPPAGSANGKEACLGKAGGPKAPDGKKGRVGAGGSPVKPKVEEATASDGSVEDKGQKKGKGKSTKPPVEPPKDYVHVRARRGQATDSHSLAERVRREKISQRMKFLQDLVPGCNKVVGKALMLDEIINYVQSLQQQVEFLSMKLATVNPQLDFSNLSTLLHKDMYQACGPSVNSVFPLESAGAAFPFCNQADLFQSFGSGAMEDQCSLSLLDTALPHTTNPQFAFQKQQRDFWEDGLQNALPIVSEQSQENGVSAPSFDGQLQADQTKIEF